The following coding sequences lie in one Agrobacterium vitis genomic window:
- the atzF gene encoding allophanate hydrolase — protein MPFSQAFDIASLHAAYASGWTAQAMIEEVFSRIAAINDPGIFLKLADKADLLDQAQALGAFSPETKALWGIPFAVKDNIDVAGLPTTAACPDYAYTPETDATVVRLLKDAGALVIGKTNLDQFATGLVGVRTPHAIPRNAIDPKLVPGGSSSGSAVATAQGIVSFALGTDTAGSGRIPAGLNNIVGLKPSVGALSAIGVIPACRTLDCVSIFALTVEDAHKVFTVAAKHDAEDAYSRPMPVGHALASAPVLRIGVPAKADREFFGDSLMEASFEKALAELSAMGHTLVDLPFSGFFEVANLLYEGAWVAERYAAVKDFFDAKPESFHPVTHTIYSAAKTLTAADAFSGMYRLQALKQQLAPVIASVDVICVPTAPTHYTLADLEEEPIKANSRLGTYTNFVNLLDMCGIAVPTGKRGDGLPSSVTLLAPFGADGLTAALGSALHSRLGTTVGATGWPLPPSPEKPVEKTEGLIPVIVVGAHLSGMPLNHQLTSLNARFLRAGTTSASYKLFALPNQTPPKPGLVRVEEGAAIAVEIWQLTPAGFGQFVNMIPSPMCIGTVFLDDGSSAKGFLVEPSAVEGAEDITHLGGWRAYIASL, from the coding sequence ATGCCATTTTCTCAAGCATTTGATATTGCATCGCTTCACGCCGCCTATGCCTCTGGCTGGACGGCGCAGGCAATGATCGAAGAGGTATTTTCCCGCATTGCTGCCATCAATGATCCCGGCATTTTCCTTAAGCTCGCCGACAAGGCGGACCTGCTGGATCAGGCGCAAGCGCTCGGAGCTTTTTCACCGGAGACAAAGGCGCTCTGGGGCATTCCTTTTGCCGTCAAGGACAATATCGATGTTGCGGGCCTGCCGACCACCGCCGCCTGCCCGGACTATGCCTATACGCCCGAAACCGATGCGACTGTGGTGCGCCTATTGAAAGATGCGGGTGCCCTGGTGATTGGCAAGACCAATCTCGACCAGTTCGCCACCGGCCTGGTCGGCGTGCGCACGCCCCATGCCATTCCCCGCAACGCAATCGATCCCAAACTGGTCCCCGGCGGCTCCAGTTCCGGTTCGGCTGTGGCGACGGCGCAGGGCATTGTCAGCTTCGCGCTCGGCACCGATACGGCAGGCTCTGGCCGCATTCCAGCTGGGCTGAACAATATAGTCGGTTTAAAGCCCTCGGTCGGCGCGTTGTCTGCCATTGGTGTCATTCCCGCCTGCCGCACGCTTGATTGCGTATCGATCTTCGCGCTGACGGTGGAAGATGCCCACAAGGTCTTCACCGTCGCTGCGAAACATGATGCCGAGGACGCCTATTCCCGCCCCATGCCGGTGGGCCATGCGTTGGCGTCCGCGCCGGTTCTGCGCATTGGCGTTCCCGCCAAGGCCGACCGAGAATTCTTCGGCGACAGCCTTATGGAAGCAAGTTTCGAAAAAGCGCTGGCGGAGCTTTCGGCCATGGGCCACACGCTTGTGGACCTGCCGTTTTCCGGCTTCTTTGAGGTCGCAAACCTGCTCTATGAAGGTGCCTGGGTGGCCGAACGCTATGCGGCGGTCAAAGACTTTTTCGATGCGAAGCCCGAAAGCTTCCATCCGGTGACGCACACGATCTACAGCGCGGCGAAAACCCTGACTGCCGCCGATGCCTTTTCCGGCATGTACCGGCTGCAAGCGCTGAAGCAGCAGTTGGCGCCAGTGATCGCCTCTGTCGATGTGATCTGCGTGCCGACAGCACCCACCCATTACACGCTGGCCGATCTGGAAGAGGAGCCGATCAAGGCCAATTCACGCCTCGGCACCTATACCAATTTCGTCAATCTTCTGGACATGTGCGGCATTGCCGTGCCGACAGGCAAGCGTGGCGATGGCCTGCCCTCCAGCGTCACGTTGCTGGCACCCTTCGGTGCCGATGGCCTGACCGCAGCACTGGGGTCAGCCTTGCACAGCCGCCTTGGCACCACCGTCGGTGCCACCGGCTGGCCGCTGCCGCCGTCACCAGAAAAGCCAGTGGAAAAGACCGAGGGTCTGATCCCTGTCATCGTTGTCGGCGCGCATCTGTCCGGCATGCCGCTCAATCACCAACTGACCAGCCTTAACGCCAGGTTCCTGCGGGCTGGGACGACATCGGCCAGCTACAAGCTGTTTGCCCTGCCCAACCAGACACCGCCCAAGCCCGGCCTGGTTCGGGTTGAGGAGGGAGCCGCGATTGCCGTGGAAATCTGGCAGCTAACGCCCGCTGGCTTCGGTCAGTTCGTCAACATGATCCCCTCGCCGATGTGTATCGGCACGGTTTTCCTGGATGACGGCTCAAGCGCCAAGGGTTTTCTCGTCGAGCCTTCGGCGGTCGAAGGCGCTGAGGACATTACGCATTTGGGTGGCTGGCGGGCCTATATTGCCAGCCTTTGA
- a CDS encoding amidase has protein sequence MTDLVDLTIRELIAGFSAKTLSPEDYWNAVEARIDAFEPSVQALYLYDPESARTQARASTDRWQRGAALGPLDGIPVSLKELIATRGQPVPLGTAAVDLVPAAADAPIAARMREDGAVIFAKTTCPDYGMLSSGLSSFHPLSRNPWDLSQNPGGSSAGAAAAGAAGFGPLHIGTDIGGSVRLPAGWTGLFGFKPSHGRIPVDPYYVGRCAGPMTRCVDDAAYSMMTLARPDWRDGTSLPPETINWLDEDIDISGMKIGLMLDAGCGLAAEEEVREAIIAAAKRFEAAGAEVFEVGPVMNRAMLDGLDVFWRAKFWGDIAALSTEKRQMILPYIYEWAEGGANVSGVDAVKGFGQTIEMRKTCGALFTRVDAVLSPINPVVSYPAEWASPTNDPQKPFEHIAFTVPWNMSEQPAASINCGFSNSGMPIGLQIVGPRFGDLTVLKLSKLFESWTGRINTWPQPPRS, from the coding sequence ATGACCGATCTTGTTGACTTGACCATCCGGGAGCTGATTGCCGGTTTCAGCGCCAAGACCTTGTCGCCGGAAGACTATTGGAACGCGGTTGAGGCCCGGATCGATGCTTTCGAGCCGTCGGTTCAGGCGCTTTACCTCTATGACCCTGAAAGCGCCCGCACCCAGGCCCGCGCCTCCACGGATCGCTGGCAGCGCGGCGCGGCCCTCGGCCCGCTCGATGGCATTCCTGTCTCGCTGAAGGAGCTGATCGCTACCAGAGGCCAGCCGGTGCCGCTCGGCACTGCCGCCGTCGATCTCGTGCCTGCTGCGGCGGACGCGCCGATTGCGGCCCGGATGCGCGAAGACGGCGCGGTGATTTTCGCCAAGACCACCTGCCCGGATTATGGAATGCTGTCTTCTGGCCTGTCGAGTTTTCATCCGCTGAGCCGCAATCCCTGGGATCTCAGCCAAAATCCCGGCGGCTCCAGTGCCGGTGCGGCAGCGGCAGGGGCTGCCGGGTTCGGCCCGCTGCATATCGGTACGGATATCGGTGGATCGGTGCGCCTGCCAGCCGGATGGACCGGGTTGTTCGGCTTTAAGCCCAGCCATGGCCGCATCCCTGTTGATCCCTATTATGTCGGGCGTTGCGCCGGGCCAATGACCCGCTGCGTCGATGACGCGGCCTATTCGATGATGACCCTGGCCCGTCCGGACTGGCGCGACGGGACCAGTCTTCCCCCAGAGACGATCAACTGGCTGGACGAGGATATCGATATCAGCGGCATGAAAATCGGCCTCATGCTGGATGCAGGCTGCGGTCTTGCGGCCGAGGAGGAGGTGCGCGAGGCAATTATTGCCGCCGCCAAGCGGTTCGAGGCGGCAGGGGCCGAGGTTTTCGAGGTTGGCCCGGTGATGAACCGCGCCATGCTGGATGGGCTGGACGTCTTCTGGCGGGCAAAATTCTGGGGCGATATTGCCGCGCTCAGCACGGAAAAGCGCCAGATGATCCTGCCCTATATCTATGAATGGGCCGAGGGTGGTGCCAATGTCAGTGGCGTCGATGCGGTCAAGGGCTTTGGCCAGACCATAGAGATGCGCAAGACCTGCGGCGCGCTGTTTACCCGCGTCGACGCGGTTCTGTCGCCGATCAATCCTGTCGTTTCCTATCCGGCGGAATGGGCCTCGCCAACCAATGATCCGCAAAAGCCTTTCGAGCATATTGCCTTCACGGTGCCGTGGAACATGTCGGAACAGCCAGCGGCATCGATCAATTGCGGCTTTTCAAACAGCGGCATGCCGATTGGCTTGCAGATCGTCGGTCCACGGTTTGGTGATCTGACCGTGCTGAAACTGTCGAAACTGTTTGAAAGCTGGACCGGGCGGATCAACACTTGGCCGCAGCCGCCACGGTCTTGA
- a CDS encoding oligopeptide/dipeptide ABC transporter ATP-binding protein translates to MTDDNLLDIRMLARDYVSRPLFGKPHTSRALDEVSLTVGRGEIYGIVGESGCGKSTLARLVMALDRPTSGHVLFDGDDLFSLSLEALKRKRQDFQMVFQDPFGSLDPRQTIGRIIAEPLHVLTPRPGKTAIREKVAAMLESVGLQASHAQRYPHEFSGGQRQRIAIARALITEPKLVVADEAVSALDLSVQGQVLNLLMDLRRTRGVSFLFITHNLAVVDCIADRVGVMYRGRLVEQGPAHAVFEQPLHPYTKILADAEPSVHRFGRPQKPAPLPGISGDPDIGCAFRGRCPLAQTRCTMEQPALREIMPGREAACHRAEVMAGTDTFIR, encoded by the coding sequence ATGACCGACGACAATCTTCTCGATATCCGCATGCTTGCCCGCGACTATGTCAGCCGTCCGCTGTTCGGGAAGCCGCATACCAGCCGGGCGCTGGATGAGGTGTCGCTGACGGTTGGGCGCGGCGAGATCTATGGCATTGTCGGTGAAAGCGGCTGCGGAAAATCCACCCTAGCTCGGTTAGTAATGGCGCTTGATCGCCCGACGTCAGGCCATGTCCTGTTTGACGGCGACGATCTGTTTTCGCTGTCGCTTGAAGCGCTGAAGCGTAAGCGGCAGGACTTCCAGATGGTGTTTCAGGACCCGTTCGGCTCGCTCGATCCGCGCCAGACCATCGGGCGGATTATCGCTGAACCCTTGCATGTGCTGACGCCCAGGCCGGGCAAGACAGCAATCCGCGAGAAAGTCGCCGCCATGCTGGAAAGTGTCGGCTTGCAGGCCAGTCATGCGCAGCGCTATCCGCATGAATTTTCCGGTGGCCAGCGCCAGCGCATCGCCATTGCCCGTGCCTTGATCACCGAACCGAAACTTGTCGTGGCCGATGAGGCGGTCTCGGCGCTCGATCTCTCCGTCCAGGGTCAGGTTCTCAACCTGTTGATGGATCTGCGCCGCACACGCGGCGTCAGCTTCCTGTTCATCACCCATAATCTGGCGGTGGTGGATTGTATCGCCGATCGGGTCGGGGTGATGTATCGCGGCAGGCTGGTGGAGCAGGGACCGGCCCATGCGGTTTTCGAGCAGCCCCTGCATCCCTATACGAAAATTCTGGCCGATGCCGAGCCAAGCGTTCACCGTTTCGGCAGGCCGCAAAAACCTGCCCCTCTGCCTGGTATCAGCGGCGATCCCGATATCGGCTGCGCGTTCCGTGGCCGCTGTCCACTGGCGCAGACACGCTGCACCATGGAACAGCCAGCGCTGCGCGAGATCATGCCCGGACGCGAGGCTGCCTGCCACCGTGCCGAGGTGATGGCCGGGACTGACACCTTCATCCGATAA
- a CDS encoding ABC transporter ATP-binding protein: MSEKPLLSIRDLSIAVDLPDGRSMPIIDDLSFDLRAGETLGIVGESGSGKSLASLAVIGLLPRVARPTGQILLDGEDLLSASEDRLCKIRGNRIGMIFQEPLTALNPAMTVGDQIAEGLVWHRGLSWRQARREAVELLDQVRIPDAKRRAVTYPHEMSGGQRQRVGIAIALALKPALMIADEPTTALDVTVQAEVLDILDDLVREYRMALILVSHDLGVIARMCDRTLVLYAGRQMEEGATRAVLTTPLNPYTRGLLSAVPKRVPGTDGEQGRLATIPGTVPGFAQLPEGCCFSDRCPDVMTECRLTAPGWSRQGEDRGVRCLLAEQGEVSQ; encoded by the coding sequence ATGAGCGAGAAACCGTTGCTCTCCATTCGAGACCTGTCCATTGCGGTTGATCTCCCCGATGGCCGGTCCATGCCCATTATCGATGACCTGAGTTTCGATCTGCGGGCTGGCGAAACGCTTGGCATTGTCGGCGAAAGCGGATCGGGAAAATCACTGGCATCGCTCGCAGTCATCGGCCTTCTGCCCCGCGTTGCGCGCCCGACTGGCCAGATCCTGCTTGACGGAGAGGACCTGTTGAGCGCCAGCGAAGACCGGCTGTGCAAGATCCGTGGCAACCGGATCGGCATGATCTTCCAGGAGCCGTTGACAGCGCTTAATCCGGCGATGACCGTTGGCGACCAGATTGCCGAAGGCCTGGTCTGGCATCGCGGTCTCAGCTGGCGTCAGGCGCGCCGCGAGGCGGTGGAGCTTCTCGATCAGGTCCGCATTCCCGATGCCAAGCGTCGGGCCGTGACCTACCCGCATGAAATGTCGGGCGGCCAGCGCCAGCGCGTCGGCATCGCCATTGCGCTGGCCTTAAAACCGGCGCTGATGATTGCCGACGAACCGACGACGGCGCTCGATGTGACGGTTCAGGCCGAAGTGCTGGATATTCTCGATGATCTCGTGCGCGAATACCGGATGGCGTTGATCCTCGTCAGCCACGATCTTGGCGTCATCGCCCGCATGTGCGACCGAACCCTGGTTCTCTATGCCGGAAGGCAGATGGAGGAAGGTGCAACCCGCGCTGTTCTGACCACCCCGCTCAATCCCTATACGCGCGGCCTGCTGTCTGCCGTGCCTAAGCGGGTGCCTGGAACGGACGGCGAGCAAGGCAGGCTTGCCACCATTCCCGGCACGGTTCCGGGGTTTGCGCAGCTGCCGGAAGGCTGCTGCTTTTCCGACCGCTGTCCTGATGTGATGACGGAATGTCGTCTCACTGCGCCGGGTTGGTCGAGGCAGGGCGAGGATCGCGGTGTGCGCTGTCTGCTGGCTGAGCAAGGGGAGGTCAGCCAATGA
- a CDS encoding ABC transporter permease: MTTTVTTSKPFTRRLTRLFLRPTLLIGGLIIILLVAIALLSLVWTPLPPTRMQIIYKLKPPLVHGLLGTDQLGRDLTSMLMVGAWNSLSTALAAVVLGAGVGTLFGVTVAARRGMVEALTMRINDVIFAIPPILSAMMLGALLGTGRFTAIIAIAVFMVPVFARVTASAALQVWSRDYVLAARAAGKGQVLITIEHVLPNIASQIIVQIAIQLGLAILTEAGLSFLGLGMPPPAPTWGRMLADSQTYLAAAPWLAILPGLAIAFTVLGFNMLGDGLRDLLDPREKGRS, from the coding sequence ATGACCACGACCGTGACAACCTCAAAGCCGTTTACCAGGCGGCTCACCCGTCTCTTTCTGCGCCCGACTTTGCTGATCGGCGGGCTGATTATCATCCTGCTGGTGGCGATCGCCCTTCTGTCGCTGGTTTGGACACCGCTGCCGCCGACCCGCATGCAGATCATCTACAAGCTGAAACCACCGCTGGTGCATGGTCTGCTGGGAACCGACCAGCTTGGCCGCGACCTGACCTCCATGCTAATGGTTGGCGCCTGGAATTCCCTGTCGACCGCCCTGGCGGCAGTGGTGCTTGGCGCTGGCGTCGGCACGCTGTTCGGCGTCACGGTTGCGGCGCGGCGCGGCATGGTCGAGGCGCTGACCATGCGGATCAATGATGTGATCTTCGCCATTCCGCCGATCCTGTCGGCTATGATGCTTGGCGCTCTGCTGGGCACGGGGCGGTTTACCGCTATTATTGCGATCGCCGTGTTCATGGTGCCGGTTTTTGCCCGCGTCACCGCCAGCGCCGCCCTTCAGGTCTGGTCGCGGGATTATGTGCTGGCGGCGCGCGCCGCAGGCAAGGGGCAGGTGCTGATCACCATCGAACATGTCCTGCCCAATATTGCCAGCCAGATCATCGTGCAGATCGCCATCCAGCTGGGCCTGGCCATTCTAACTGAGGCGGGCTTGAGCTTTCTTGGTCTCGGCATGCCGCCACCGGCCCCGACCTGGGGGCGGATGCTGGCCGATTCCCAGACCTATCTGGCTGCCGCGCCTTGGCTTGCTATCCTGCCGGGCCTTGCCATCGCGTTTACTGTGCTTGGCTTCAATATGCTGGGCGATGGGCTGCGCGATCTTCTCGACCCGCGTGAAAAGGGGCGTTCATGA